A genomic window from Candidatus Liberibacter americanus str. Sao Paulo includes:
- the nuoG gene encoding NADH-quinone oxidoreductase subunit NuoG yields MVKLKVDNIEIEVPNYFTLMQACEFAGVEVPRFCFHERLSIAGNCRMCLVEVKGGPPKPQASCAMNVVDLRGGPNGELPEIFTNTAMVKKARAGVMEFLLINHPLDCPICDQGGECDLQDQAMFYGVGSSRYCDDKRSVENKYIGPLVKTVMNRCIHCTRCVRFITEVAGVSEIGLIGRGEDAEITTYLEQSLTSELQGNIVDLCPVGALTSKPSAFTSRPWELTKTDSIDIMDALGSAIRIDTRDREVIRILPRINETINEEWISDKTRFICDGLRTQRLDRPYVRIDGRLKPVSWDYALKAIKSEVLSPGVELSSIAGDLASVEEIYALKLLMNFLGCNKFDCRQHGEIINPFYGRSSYLFNPTIQGIDKAGAMLIIGSNPRIEAAVLNSRIRKRWRRGDFPIGVIGDVENLRYEYDHLGLGSEAFSDLISGNNPFLEKLRSVENPLIMIGQGALKYYHGFEVIANAAKLAIDVGGVSDSWNGFAVLHTSASRVGALDLGFVPSNDDDLNAMNFLNKTDVVFLLGADELDFDCKTAFTIYIGSHGDRGAQSADIILPGASYTEKSGLWVNTEGRVQMGIRANFPPGEAREDWAILCAIANELGCKLPFDSLSQLRSNLFSIYPHFMKVDEVVNSSVDAVHSLAKMAGNMAKGKFDSIIDDFYLTNPIARSSATMAECSRMAQSYDKDVLDRTRK; encoded by the coding sequence ATGGTGAAATTAAAAGTTGATAATATAGAAATAGAGGTTCCAAATTACTTTACGCTTATGCAGGCTTGCGAGTTTGCTGGTGTTGAAGTACCTCGTTTCTGTTTTCATGAAAGATTATCTATTGCTGGTAATTGTCGCATGTGTCTAGTGGAGGTAAAGGGTGGTCCTCCAAAACCTCAGGCATCTTGTGCTATGAACGTTGTTGATTTGCGTGGAGGGCCTAATGGTGAATTGCCTGAAATTTTTACCAATACTGCCATGGTTAAAAAAGCTCGTGCAGGTGTAATGGAGTTTCTTCTAATTAATCATCCTTTGGACTGCCCTATATGCGATCAGGGTGGGGAATGTGATCTTCAGGATCAGGCTATGTTTTATGGGGTAGGATCTTCTCGTTATTGCGATGATAAACGTTCTGTTGAGAATAAGTATATAGGTCCATTAGTTAAAACTGTGATGAATAGATGTATACATTGTACTCGTTGTGTGCGTTTTATCACTGAAGTTGCTGGTGTGTCGGAGATTGGTTTGATTGGAAGAGGTGAGGATGCCGAAATTACTACTTATCTTGAACAGTCTTTGACATCTGAGCTTCAAGGTAACATAGTTGATCTTTGTCCTGTTGGCGCTTTAACTTCTAAACCATCCGCATTTACCAGTCGTCCATGGGAATTAACCAAGACAGATAGCATAGATATAATGGATGCTCTTGGTTCTGCAATCAGGATTGATACGCGTGATCGTGAAGTTATAAGGATTTTGCCTCGTATCAATGAAACTATTAATGAGGAGTGGATATCGGATAAAACGCGTTTTATCTGTGATGGACTTAGAACTCAACGTTTGGATCGGCCTTATGTTCGTATTGATGGTCGTTTAAAGCCTGTTAGTTGGGATTATGCTTTAAAAGCAATAAAATCTGAAGTTTTATCTCCCGGTGTAGAATTAAGTTCAATAGCAGGAGATCTTGCTTCTGTAGAAGAGATATACGCGCTTAAATTGCTGATGAATTTTTTGGGCTGTAATAAATTTGATTGTAGGCAGCATGGAGAGATAATTAATCCTTTTTACGGTCGTTCTAGTTATTTATTTAATCCTACTATTCAAGGGATAGATAAGGCTGGAGCAATGTTGATTATAGGATCTAATCCTCGTATTGAGGCTGCTGTATTAAATTCACGTATTCGCAAACGTTGGAGACGCGGTGATTTTCCAATTGGTGTAATTGGAGATGTTGAAAATTTACGATATGAATATGATCATTTAGGTTTAGGAAGTGAGGCTTTTTCTGATCTTATCTCAGGGAATAATCCTTTTTTAGAAAAACTAAGAAGTGTTGAAAATCCTTTAATTATGATAGGTCAAGGTGCTTTAAAATATTATCATGGTTTTGAGGTTATTGCTAATGCCGCAAAATTGGCAATAGATGTTGGAGGAGTTAGTGATTCATGGAATGGTTTTGCTGTTTTGCATACTTCTGCCTCACGAGTTGGAGCTTTAGATTTAGGATTTGTCCCTTCTAATGATGATGATTTAAATGCTATGAATTTTCTTAATAAAACCGATGTTGTATTTTTATTAGGAGCAGATGAGCTAGATTTTGATTGTAAAACTGCATTTACAATTTATATAGGCTCTCATGGTGACAGAGGGGCGCAGTCTGCTGATATTATATTGCCTGGAGCTTCTTATACTGAAAAATCAGGGTTATGGGTTAATACTGAGGGAAGAGTACAAATGGGAATACGTGCTAATTTTCCTCCTGGTGAAGCTAGAGAAGATTGGGCGATATTATGTGCTATTGCTAATGAATTGGGATGTAAATTGCCTTTTGATTCTTTGTCGCAATTGCGTTCTAATTTATTTTCTATTTATCCGCATTTTATGAAAGTAGATGAGGTGGTTAATTCTTCCGTAGATGCAGTTCATTCTTTGGCTAAAATGGCTGGTAATATGGCCAAAGGAAAATTTGATTCGATAATTGACGATTTTTATTTAACAAATCCTATAGCGAGATCATCTGCTACTATGGCTGAGTGTTCTCGTATGGCACAAAGTTATGATAAAGATGTTTTAGATAGAACAAGGAAATAG
- the nuoH gene encoding NADH-quinone oxidoreductase subunit NuoH yields MFHGPIDFIFNLLFIVMKSILLLVCLLIFISYVLLIDRKIWAAVQLRRGPNVVGPWGLLQSFADFLKFLFKEPIIPSEANKLLFLLAPLVSVILSLSVWAVVPLSDGWVIADINVGILYVLAISSLEVYGIIIGGWASNSKYAFLGALRSAAQMISYEVSIGLVIVTVLMCVGSLNLTDIVNAQRSGFGTMLGLPSSILDWHWLALFPMFVVFFISVLAETNRPPFDLPEAESELVAGYMVEYSSTPYLLFMLAEYSTIVLMSTLTSILFLGGWLPIIDIRFFEYIPGIFWLIFKTLVVFFIIAMVKAFVPRYRYDQLMRLGWKIFLPISFSMVIIVAFYLKIAT; encoded by the coding sequence GTGTTTCATGGGCCAATAGACTTTATTTTTAATTTATTGTTTATAGTGATGAAATCAATTTTATTATTGGTTTGCTTGTTGATTTTTATATCATATGTTTTGCTTATAGATCGTAAGATTTGGGCGGCGGTTCAGTTGCGTCGTGGTCCTAATGTTGTTGGCCCTTGGGGATTATTACAGTCTTTTGCTGACTTCTTGAAGTTTTTGTTCAAAGAGCCTATTATTCCTAGTGAAGCAAATAAATTATTATTTCTTTTAGCTCCATTAGTCTCTGTTATTTTGTCTTTGTCTGTTTGGGCTGTAGTTCCTTTATCTGATGGATGGGTAATTGCAGATATAAACGTTGGTATACTTTATGTTTTAGCCATTTCATCTCTTGAAGTTTATGGGATTATTATTGGAGGATGGGCTTCTAATTCAAAATATGCTTTTCTTGGTGCATTGCGCTCTGCTGCTCAGATGATTTCTTATGAGGTTTCTATTGGTCTGGTGATAGTTACAGTTTTAATGTGTGTAGGTTCATTAAACCTTACAGATATTGTAAACGCTCAAAGAAGTGGTTTTGGAACCATGTTGGGTTTGCCTTCTTCAATATTGGATTGGCATTGGTTAGCTCTTTTCCCTATGTTTGTCGTTTTTTTTATATCTGTTCTTGCAGAGACAAATCGGCCTCCATTTGATTTGCCTGAGGCCGAGTCGGAATTGGTTGCTGGTTATATGGTAGAATATAGCTCAACACCTTATCTATTGTTTATGCTAGCAGAATATTCTACTATTGTTCTAATGTCTACTTTAACAAGTATTTTGTTTTTAGGAGGATGGTTACCTATAATTGATATTCGATTTTTTGAATATATTCCTGGTATTTTTTGGCTTATTTTTAAAACATTGGTAGTATTCTTTATAATTGCAATGGTTAAAGCATTTGTTCCACGCTATAGATATGATCAGTTGATGCGATTAGGATGGAAAATTTTTCTACCGATATCATTTTCGATGGTAATAATAGTTGCTTTTTATTTAAAGATTGCAACTTGA
- the nuoI gene encoding NADH-quinone oxidoreductase subunit NuoI, protein MRLFRFNIGFLFLKEFVLAFCLSIRYLFKPKATINYPFEKGPTSPRFRGEHALRRYPNGEERCIACKLCEAVCPAQAITIEAGPRRSDGTRRTIRYDIDMVKCIYCGLCQESCPVDAIVEGPNFEFATETRKELYYDKKRLLDNGDRWESEIVRNIMTDSPYR, encoded by the coding sequence ATGAGGTTGTTTCGTTTTAATATTGGTTTTCTTTTCTTAAAAGAATTTGTTTTGGCTTTTTGTTTGTCTATTCGTTATTTGTTCAAGCCTAAGGCTACAATTAATTATCCTTTTGAAAAAGGTCCAACTAGTCCCCGTTTTAGAGGGGAGCATGCGCTTCGTAGATATCCTAATGGTGAAGAGAGATGTATAGCTTGTAAATTATGTGAAGCTGTTTGTCCTGCACAGGCTATTACTATAGAAGCGGGCCCTCGTCGTAGTGATGGTACACGCAGGACTATACGTTATGATATTGATATGGTTAAATGCATTTATTGTGGATTGTGTCAGGAATCATGTCCTGTTGACGCTATTGTTGAAGGCCCTAATTTTGAATTTGCAACTGAAACTCGAAAAGAGCTTTATTATGATAAAAAGCGCCTTCTGGATAATGGTGATAGGTGGGAAAGTGAAATTGTTCGTAATATTATGACAGATTCTCCTTATCGTTAA
- a CDS encoding NADH-quinone oxidoreductase subunit J, protein MVLQSLFFYLFSFMAIMSSLMVVISRNPVNSVFFLIFIFLNAAGILILLGAEFVAMITLVAYVGAVVVLFLFVIMMIDINIEGVKSISTKRGFLGAFFIGILSAELIIGVSDLEVFGSKGDISILSIRGSNTEYLGTVLYTNYAYPLEIAAFILLLSMIGAIVLTLRHRTNIKRQNISKQLESNYGNSVEIVKVKSGQGI, encoded by the coding sequence ATGGTTTTACAATCTTTGTTTTTTTATCTATTTTCATTTATGGCGATAATGTCTTCTTTAATGGTTGTTATTTCACGTAATCCTGTTAATTCTGTTTTTTTTCTTATTTTTATTTTTTTGAATGCTGCAGGTATTTTGATACTTTTAGGGGCAGAGTTCGTAGCAATGATTACTTTAGTTGCTTATGTTGGAGCTGTAGTCGTTCTTTTCCTTTTTGTAATTATGATGATTGATATTAATATTGAAGGTGTAAAAAGCATAAGTACAAAACGTGGTTTTTTAGGTGCTTTTTTTATAGGAATTTTATCTGCTGAGCTTATTATAGGTGTTAGTGATCTAGAGGTTTTTGGATCTAAAGGAGATATTTCTATTTTATCTATTAGAGGCAGCAATACAGAATATCTTGGTACAGTTTTGTATACTAATTACGCATATCCGCTTGAAATAGCAGCATTCATTTTATTGTTATCTATGATTGGAGCAATTGTATTAACATTACGTCATCGCACTAATATCAAGCGTCAAAATATATCTAAACAGTTGGAGAGCAATTATGGCAATTCAGTTGAAATCGTTAAAGTTAAGTCAGGACAGGGGATTTAG
- the nuoK gene encoding NADH-quinone oxidoreductase subunit NuoK produces MNVSLSHYLIVSAIMFVIGSAGVFFNRKSVIIILMSIEIMLLSVNLNMVAFSAYMHDIAGQVFSLFILVVAAAETSIGLAILVVFYRNKGSISVDDFSKMKG; encoded by the coding sequence ATGAACGTTAGTCTTTCTCACTATTTGATTGTTTCTGCAATTATGTTTGTTATTGGTTCTGCAGGTGTTTTTTTTAATCGCAAAAGCGTTATTATTATATTGATGTCGATAGAGATTATGCTATTGTCAGTAAATTTAAATATGGTTGCTTTTTCTGCTTATATGCATGATATAGCTGGGCAGGTATTTTCTTTGTTTATTTTAGTTGTTGCTGCTGCAGAAACTTCTATAGGTCTTGCTATTTTAGTTGTGTTTTATAGAAATAAAGGTTCAATTTCTGTTGATGATTTTAGTAAGATGAAAGGTTGA
- the nuoL gene encoding NADH-quinone oxidoreductase subunit L produces the protein MIYEVIVFLPLFGAIFSGFFSRFMGKKLSEIFPSGTMVIVAFLSWIVFYKVCLSSENFPVIKHKIFNWIDYDLINVYWGLRIDALTSLMFVVINSISAVVHIYSIGYMHDDKHRQRFFSYLSFFTFAMLVLVSSDNLLQMFFGWEGVGLASYLLIGFWSFKESALKASMKAFVVNRIGDIGLIIAISMIFYLFGSFEFDVIFNRASEYWKIGDLVYTDISSYKSIVLFGMKIHAHDAISIICFLLFLGAMGKSAQFLLHVWLPDAMEGPTPVSALIHAATMVTAGIFLVVRMSYLFELSPVVLDFIMIIGSITAFFAATVAMVQNDIKRVIAYSTCSQLGYMFVSLGCGAYGASVFHLFTHAFFKALLFLGAGCVIHSVSGEQDMRRMGGLYKDLPVTCIMIIIGVLALIGFGIPDTNIGFSGYFSKDLILKVAYMSSYSFIPFSLLLISALFTSFYSWRLVFLTFFGKSRVDKNILHKIHESPLVMHIPLFILGIGSIFFGFVFHDYFFGSKYHFFWKKSIFSSQNNHILETFHNIPIWLEYIPSLAIFIGFFIAFIMYIISPNLPRFIAEKLSYIYNFFQNAWYFDRFYDFIFVRSALGLGDNLSKRVERSIDKYGPDGIAYCMRYMFSFISRLQTGYIYNYAFAMLIGISILVILILFKVNIW, from the coding sequence ATGATTTATGAAGTTATAGTTTTTCTTCCTTTGTTTGGGGCAATTTTTTCTGGTTTTTTTAGTCGATTTATGGGGAAAAAACTTTCTGAAATTTTTCCTTCAGGGACTATGGTTATAGTTGCATTTTTATCTTGGATTGTTTTTTACAAAGTTTGTTTAAGCAGTGAAAATTTTCCGGTAATAAAACACAAAATATTTAATTGGATTGATTATGATTTAATTAATGTTTATTGGGGATTGCGTATAGATGCTCTTACATCTTTGATGTTTGTAGTTATTAATTCTATTTCTGCAGTTGTTCATATATATTCTATCGGATATATGCACGACGACAAGCATCGTCAAAGATTCTTTTCCTACCTATCATTTTTTACTTTTGCAATGCTTGTATTGGTTTCATCTGACAACTTATTGCAAATGTTTTTTGGATGGGAAGGAGTTGGGCTTGCATCTTATTTACTAATTGGTTTTTGGTCATTTAAAGAATCTGCACTAAAGGCTTCGATGAAAGCTTTTGTCGTTAATAGGATAGGAGATATAGGTCTTATAATTGCGATTTCTATGATATTTTACCTTTTTGGTTCATTCGAATTCGATGTTATTTTTAATAGAGCTTCTGAATATTGGAAAATTGGAGATTTGGTTTATACAGATATATCTTCATATAAGAGTATTGTTCTTTTTGGAATGAAAATACATGCTCATGATGCTATTTCAATTATTTGTTTTTTATTGTTTTTAGGGGCTATGGGAAAGTCCGCTCAATTTTTATTGCATGTTTGGCTTCCTGATGCGATGGAGGGACCGACTCCTGTTTCTGCTCTTATTCATGCAGCTACAATGGTAACAGCAGGTATTTTCCTTGTTGTTAGGATGTCATATTTGTTTGAACTTTCTCCTGTTGTTTTAGATTTTATTATGATTATTGGTTCTATTACAGCTTTTTTTGCAGCAACAGTTGCTATGGTTCAAAACGATATTAAACGTGTTATAGCCTATTCTACTTGTTCACAATTAGGTTATATGTTTGTGTCGTTGGGATGTGGTGCATATGGTGCATCTGTTTTTCATCTTTTTACGCATGCATTTTTCAAGGCTTTGCTTTTTTTAGGTGCTGGATGTGTAATACATTCAGTTTCAGGAGAGCAGGATATGCGTCGTATGGGTGGATTATATAAGGATCTTCCTGTCACATGTATTATGATTATTATTGGTGTTCTTGCTTTAATTGGATTTGGCATACCTGATACTAATATAGGTTTTTCGGGTTATTTTTCTAAAGATTTAATCTTAAAAGTTGCATATATGTCTTCATATAGTTTTATTCCTTTTTCCCTTTTATTAATTTCAGCATTGTTTACAAGCTTTTATTCGTGGAGATTAGTATTTTTAACTTTTTTTGGTAAAAGTAGAGTAGATAAAAATATATTGCATAAAATTCATGAATCTCCTTTAGTAATGCATATTCCTCTTTTTATTTTGGGAATAGGTTCTATATTTTTTGGATTTGTTTTTCATGATTACTTTTTTGGCAGCAAATATCATTTTTTCTGGAAGAAATCCATTTTTAGTTCACAGAATAATCATATTCTTGAAACGTTTCATAACATTCCTATATGGTTGGAATATATCCCTAGTTTGGCTATTTTTATAGGTTTTTTTATTGCGTTTATAATGTATATTATTTCCCCTAATCTTCCTAGATTTATTGCTGAAAAATTATCTTATATATATAATTTTTTTCAAAACGCATGGTATTTTGATAGATTTTATGATTTTATTTTTGTGCGTTCTGCCTTGGGTTTAGGAGATAATCTTTCTAAAAGAGTGGAAAGATCTATAGATAAATATGGGCCGGATGGTATTGCGTATTGCATGCGTTATATGTTTTCTTTTATCTCTCGTTTGCAAACGGGTTATATTTACAATTATGCGTTCGCTATGTTGATAGGCATTTCTATTTTAGTTATTTTAATTCTATTTAAGGTAAATATCTGGTGA
- a CDS encoding NADH-quinone oxidoreductase subunit M: MVIMPLLSIVTFTPLLGVFILLIASSLGYGRKYFFGISLGSSLINFIISLIIWFLFDKNSHGFMMVEYHQLINNFCNYHLGVDGISILFVVLTSFLSIFCVISGWISIKDRFKEYMIAFLILESMTIGTFLSIDIVLFYIFFEASLIPIFIIIGVWGGNERIYAAYKFFLYTFIGSVFMLLAIIFICWTKNTSSMIDLCKDLGLPMHVQCFLWLAFFCSFAIKIPMFPFHTWLPNAHVQAPTAGSVFLAGIMLKIGGYGFIRFLLPMFPLATNYFAPMILLLSVIAIIYSSLVAMVQNDIKKLIAYSSVSHMGYVTMGIFSGVHSGVAGAMFQMLSHGLVSSALFFCIGVIYDRLHTRDISSYGGLVNNMPKYAVVMMVFTMANVGLPGTSGFIGEFLIIMSVFQKHIMIAFFASLGVVLSVLYSLLLYRKVIFGVTDRKEVKELLDISFYECCIIYPIAALTIIFGIYTVPVFETFFVPISFIMKNYM; this comes from the coding sequence CTGGTGATTATGCCTCTATTATCGATTGTGACTTTTACACCTTTATTAGGTGTATTTATTTTGCTTATTGCTTCTTCATTGGGATATGGGCGTAAATATTTTTTTGGAATTTCTCTTGGAAGCAGCTTAATAAATTTTATTATTTCCTTAATAATATGGTTTTTATTTGACAAGAATAGTCACGGATTCATGATGGTTGAGTACCATCAATTAATCAATAATTTTTGCAATTATCATCTTGGAGTTGATGGTATATCAATTCTTTTTGTTGTTTTGACTTCTTTTTTATCTATTTTCTGTGTTATATCTGGCTGGATATCTATAAAAGATCGATTTAAGGAATATATGATTGCTTTCCTTATACTTGAATCGATGACTATAGGGACATTTTTATCTATAGACATAGTATTATTTTATATATTTTTTGAAGCTAGTTTGATTCCTATTTTTATTATAATAGGTGTTTGGGGTGGTAATGAACGTATTTATGCCGCCTATAAGTTTTTTCTTTATACATTTATAGGTTCGGTTTTTATGCTCTTGGCTATTATTTTTATATGCTGGACAAAAAATACGAGCAGTATGATAGATCTTTGTAAAGATCTTGGTTTACCCATGCATGTACAGTGCTTTTTATGGTTAGCTTTTTTCTGTTCCTTTGCAATAAAAATACCTATGTTCCCTTTCCACACTTGGTTGCCAAATGCTCATGTGCAGGCGCCAACTGCAGGTTCAGTTTTTTTAGCTGGAATTATGTTAAAAATAGGTGGATATGGTTTTATTAGGTTTCTATTGCCAATGTTTCCTTTAGCTACAAATTATTTTGCGCCAATGATATTACTGCTATCTGTTATAGCAATAATATATTCTTCTTTAGTAGCAATGGTTCAGAATGATATTAAAAAGCTCATAGCATATTCTTCAGTATCACATATGGGATATGTGACTATGGGTATATTTTCAGGAGTGCATAGCGGTGTTGCAGGTGCAATGTTTCAGATGTTGTCGCATGGTCTTGTGTCCAGTGCTTTGTTTTTTTGTATAGGTGTGATTTACGATCGCTTACATACTCGTGATATTTCTTCCTATGGTGGATTAGTTAACAATATGCCTAAATATGCGGTGGTGATGATGGTTTTTACTATGGCTAATGTTGGTCTTCCCGGAACTTCTGGTTTTATCGGTGAATTTTTAATAATTATGTCTGTTTTTCAAAAGCATATTATGATTGCTTTTTTTGCTTCTTTAGGAGTTGTATTATCTGTATTATATTCTTTATTGCTTTATCGTAAGGTTATTTTTGGAGTTACAGATAGAAAAGAAGTAAAGGAATTATTAGATATTTCTTTTTATGAATGTTGTATTATATATCCTATTGCTGCACTAACTATTATTTTCGGAATATATACTGTGCCAGTTTTTGAAACATTTTTTGTTCCTATTTCTTTTATTATGAAAAATTATATGTAG
- a CDS encoding NADH-quinone oxidoreductase subunit N: protein MIPVSVIGDFRLCIPEIIVAIGSLLLLIMGVFSSKKNSFNLIIIPIIILGIALISFVIAPFKGIGFFGSYISDTLSDFVKIFIFTSGITLFIMMFSCVHLKPFSKFEFPIVILISILGMLLLISSNDMISFYMALELQSLAVYIAIAMNRDSMASIEASLKYFILGAFSSCFLLYGMSFIYGFTGYTDFSNISASLFVGENSFVLIIGIVFIIVGLFFKIALVPFHMWLPDVYEGSSMFVTAFMSTIPKFTVTMALLRIFSTFWPIVSDLVRIFMIVSVFSILLGSISAIGQQKLKRLIAYSSISHIGYALIGLSVGTTIGISATIRYMVIYLVVVLGLFACILSLKRKDGKPIKNITDFSGLSNTYPFLAFIITILIFSLAGIPPFAGFFAKYFLFLSAIKDGWYLLSIVGLLSSVISIYYCLLIVSVIWFHKSNENLIVTSKWLKLVYSISGLLVISYFLFENYLSYLINIIVLSMF from the coding sequence ATGATTCCTGTAAGTGTTATAGGTGATTTTCGTCTTTGTATTCCTGAGATAATTGTTGCTATTGGAAGTCTTCTTCTTCTGATAATGGGAGTTTTTTCTAGTAAAAAAAACTCATTTAATTTGATTATTATTCCAATAATTATTTTAGGTATTGCTTTAATTTCTTTTGTGATTGCACCTTTTAAGGGTATTGGTTTTTTTGGATCTTATATCTCTGATACATTATCTGATTTTGTAAAGATTTTCATTTTTACTAGTGGCATAACTCTTTTTATTATGATGTTTAGTTGTGTTCACTTAAAGCCTTTCAGTAAATTTGAGTTTCCTATAGTTATTTTAATATCTATTTTAGGTATGCTTTTACTCATTTCATCTAATGATATGATATCTTTTTATATGGCTCTAGAACTACAATCTCTTGCTGTTTATATCGCTATTGCTATGAATCGTGATAGCATGGCATCCATTGAAGCCTCTCTTAAATATTTTATTTTAGGAGCTTTTTCATCTTGTTTTTTGTTATATGGAATGTCTTTTATTTATGGTTTTACTGGTTATACAGATTTTTCGAATATATCGGCGTCATTATTTGTTGGAGAAAACTCATTTGTATTAATAATAGGTATAGTATTTATTATAGTTGGGCTTTTCTTTAAGATAGCGTTGGTTCCTTTTCATATGTGGCTGCCTGATGTATATGAAGGTTCGTCTATGTTTGTTACTGCTTTTATGTCTACTATTCCAAAATTTACAGTTACTATGGCTCTTCTTCGTATATTTAGTACGTTTTGGCCGATAGTTTCTGATCTGGTGCGGATTTTTATGATTGTTTCCGTATTTTCTATTCTATTGGGCTCTATCTCTGCAATTGGTCAACAAAAATTAAAACGACTTATAGCATATTCTTCTATAAGTCATATAGGATATGCTTTGATTGGTTTATCAGTTGGTACGACCATTGGAATTTCTGCTACAATCAGATATATGGTAATTTATTTAGTTGTTGTTTTAGGCCTTTTTGCATGCATTTTGTCTTTAAAGCGTAAAGACGGAAAGCCTATTAAGAATATTACTGATTTTTCAGGATTATCAAATACTTATCCTTTTTTAGCTTTTATAATTACTATTCTAATTTTTTCATTAGCAGGTATTCCGCCTTTTGCTGGTTTTTTTGCTAAATATTTCTTATTTTTATCTGCTATAAAGGATGGTTGGTATTTATTGTCAATAGTTGGATTATTATCTTCTGTTATATCTATTTATTATTGTTTGCTAATAGTTAGTGTTATTTGGTTTCATAAATCTAATGAAAATCTTATTGTTACTAGCAAATGGTTGAAACTAGTATATTCTATCTCTGGTTTATTAGTTATATCTTACTTTCTATTTGAAAATTATCTGAGTTATTTAATTAATATAATTGTTTTATCTATGTTTTAG
- a CDS encoding biotin--[acetyl-CoA-carboxylase] ligase, which produces MSFGISQCKIPQNFRCEIFDSIDSTNDECMRRALSGDPGGLWIVASHQTAGRGRRSKVWDSNKGNLYSSLLLIDNISNNSATLLPFATAVAIHSVITSILPVEADIKIKWPNDLLISKRKVAGILIETIKLKNDLQSIIIGIGINIEYCPKDVPYPVTFLNKEGVDLVLIDVLPILFQEMEKILIILKQDKGREEIMRLWRCFAYGIGDFITINLPNRSIKGRFIGVDDFGYMLLEKKGSFFRFFTGEVFE; this is translated from the coding sequence ATGTCATTTGGTATATCTCAATGTAAAATCCCTCAAAATTTTCGTTGTGAAATTTTTGATTCTATAGATTCTACAAATGATGAATGTATGAGACGTGCATTATCTGGTGATCCTGGTGGATTGTGGATAGTTGCTTCTCATCAAACTGCTGGTCGAGGTAGAAGATCTAAAGTATGGGATTCTAATAAAGGAAACTTATATTCTTCATTGCTATTAATTGATAATATATCTAATAATTCTGCAACTTTATTGCCGTTTGCTACTGCAGTAGCTATACATTCAGTTATAACTTCTATTTTGCCTGTTGAAGCAGATATTAAAATAAAGTGGCCTAATGATTTGCTGATTTCTAAGCGTAAAGTTGCAGGTATTTTGATTGAAACTATAAAATTAAAAAATGATTTGCAATCAATTATTATTGGAATAGGCATTAATATTGAATATTGTCCTAAAGATGTTCCATATCCTGTAACTTTTTTAAATAAAGAAGGTGTAGACTTGGTTTTAATTGATGTTTTGCCAATATTATTTCAAGAGATGGAAAAAATATTGATTATATTAAAACAAGATAAAGGAAGAGAGGAAATTATGAGACTTTGGCGTTGTTTTGCTTATGGCATAGGTGATTTTATAACAATAAATCTTCCCAATCGTTCAATTAAAGGTCGTTTTATTGGAGTTGACGATTTTGGATATATGTTATTAGAAAAAAAGGGTAGTTTTTTTCGATTTTTTACAGGAGAAGTTTTTGAATAA